The Sphingopyxis fribergensis genome contains a region encoding:
- the rplA gene encoding 50S ribosomal protein L1, with product MAKLTKKQKALEGKVDALKLHPVDEAIKTVRELASAKFDETMEIAINLGVDPRHADQMVRGVVTLPAGTGKDVKVAVFARGDNADKALAAGADKVGAEDLMEDMLAGNLDYGRVIATPDMMGIVGRLGKTLGPKGLMPNPKLGTVTPNVAEAVKAAKGGQIEFRVEKVGIIHAGLGKLSFGEEKLRQNFDAFVDAIVKAKPAGAKGKYVRKIALSSSMGPGVKVDTADVIGA from the coding sequence ATGGCAAAGCTGACCAAGAAGCAAAAGGCCCTCGAGGGCAAGGTTGATGCGCTGAAGCTTCACCCCGTCGACGAAGCGATCAAGACGGTGCGCGAACTGGCCTCGGCCAAGTTCGACGAAACGATGGAAATCGCGATCAACCTCGGCGTCGATCCGCGCCACGCCGACCAGATGGTCCGCGGCGTCGTGACGCTCCCCGCCGGCACCGGCAAGGACGTCAAGGTTGCCGTGTTCGCGCGCGGCGACAATGCCGACAAGGCGCTGGCCGCCGGCGCCGACAAGGTCGGTGCCGAAGACCTGATGGAAGACATGCTCGCGGGCAACCTCGACTATGGCCGCGTCATCGCGACGCCGGACATGATGGGCATCGTCGGCCGCCTCGGCAAGACGCTGGGTCCGAAGGGCCTGATGCCGAACCCGAAGCTGGGCACCGTGACCCCGAACGTCGCCGAAGCCGTGAAGGCCGCCAAGGGCGGTCAGATCGAATTCCGCGTCGAAAAGGTTGGCATCATCCACGCCGGCCTCGGCAAGCTGTCGTTCGGCGAGGAAAAGCTCCGCCAGAACTTCGACGCCTTTGTCGACGCGATCGTCAAGGCCAAGCCGGCCGGCGCGAAGGGCAAATATGTCCGCAAGATCGCGCTGTCGTCGTCGATGGGCCCCGGCGTGAAGGTCGATACGGCCGACGTCATCGGCGCCTGA
- the rplK gene encoding 50S ribosomal protein L11, translating to MAKKISGYIKLQVPAGTANPSPPLGPALGQRGVNIMEFCKAFNAATDGLEKGTPTPTIITVFADKSFSFVTKTPPATYLIKKAANLKAGSKEPGKISGGKIARSKLTEIAEIKMKDLNANDLEQATKIIEGSARSMGLEVTEG from the coding sequence ATGGCTAAGAAGATCAGCGGCTACATCAAGCTGCAGGTGCCCGCCGGCACCGCCAACCCGTCGCCGCCGCTTGGGCCAGCACTCGGTCAGCGCGGCGTCAATATCATGGAATTCTGCAAGGCGTTCAACGCCGCGACCGACGGGCTGGAAAAGGGTACGCCGACCCCGACCATCATCACCGTGTTCGCTGACAAGAGCTTTTCGTTCGTCACGAAGACGCCGCCCGCGACCTATCTGATCAAGAAGGCCGCGAACCTCAAGGCAGGTTCGAAGGAGCCCGGCAAGATCAGCGGCGGCAAGATCGCCCGCTCGAAACTGACCGAAATCGCCGAGATCAAGATGAAGGATCTCAACGCAAACGATCTGGAACAGGCTACGAAGATCATCGAGGGCAGCGCGCGCTCGATGGGCCTCGAAGTGACGGAGGGCTGA
- a CDS encoding heme exporter protein CcmB, which produces MTALIALFWRDLRRAWGSGALWLPVLFFLLVATAFPFAVGPDTPLLRRAGGGMIWVAALLAALLPIDRLVRPDKDAGVLDQLAVRGFADEVIAAVKIAAHAIAFGLPLMIALFPAAALLAQDGSRVELLATGIAIAVPALASLAVLSASLTANHKGGSAVGGLLILPLAVPMLIFGAGMLDPSGRGAIKLLAATSLLLTVIGPFAAGAALRGLRE; this is translated from the coding sequence GTGCCTGGGGCAGCGGGGCCCTGTGGTTGCCGGTGCTGTTCTTCCTGCTCGTGGCGACGGCTTTTCCGTTCGCCGTCGGCCCCGACACGCCGTTGCTGCGGCGGGCAGGCGGCGGAATGATATGGGTCGCGGCGCTGCTCGCCGCTTTGCTTCCCATCGACCGGCTGGTGCGGCCCGACAAGGACGCGGGCGTGCTTGACCAGCTCGCAGTGCGCGGCTTTGCTGACGAAGTGATCGCGGCGGTCAAGATCGCGGCGCATGCGATTGCATTCGGACTGCCGCTGATGATCGCCTTGTTCCCTGCTGCAGCACTGCTGGCGCAGGACGGCTCGCGGGTCGAACTGCTCGCGACGGGGATTGCCATTGCCGTACCGGCGCTCGCCTCGCTGGCGGTACTGAGTGCTTCACTGACCGCGAACCATAAGGGTGGTAGCGCGGTCGGCGGGCTGCTTATCCTGCCGCTTGCGGTGCCGATGCTGATTTTCGGCGCCGGAATGCTCGATCCGTCGGGACGCGGCGCGATCAAGCTGCTGGCGGCGACGAGTTTGCTGCTGACCGTGATCGGACCGTTTGCGGCGGGTGCGGCGCTCAGGGGGCTCCGGGAGTGA